From Gallus gallus isolate bGalGal1 chromosome 14, bGalGal1.mat.broiler.GRCg7b, whole genome shotgun sequence, one genomic window encodes:
- the CPPED1 gene encoding serine/threonine-protein phosphatase CPPED1 isoform X3, with the protein MSVMAAVGDVFRRARGRTLTAFRQGARNSSGGLRVPAGSILCRAAGREGWAWPRRGAECSEVVSGDEYQWKGPFYFIQGADPQFGLIKAWAVGNTGSGDDEWGEEIKLTEQAVQAINKLNPKPKFFVLCGDLIHGMPGTQWRKDQEQDLKNVLKNTDQDIPLVFVSGNHDIGNTPTRETIDNYCKSWGDDYFSFWVGGVFFLVLNSQLYFDSSKCPELKQAQDAWLNGQLAAAEKRKCKHIIVFQHIPLFLRKPDEDHDYFNLEKSVRQEIMEKFQNADGSRGAL; encoded by the exons ATGAGCGTTATGGCGGCGGTTGGGGACGTGTTCCGGAGAGCTCGGGGAAGGACTCTGACTGCCTTCCGCCAAGGTGCGCGGAACTCCAGCGGAGGGCTGCGTGTTCCGGCGGGCTCTATTCTCTGCCGCGCAGCTGGGCGGGAGGGATGGGCTTGGCCGCGGCGGGGAGCGGAGTGCAGCGAGGTGGTGTCAG GTGATGAGTACcaatggaagggacctttctACTTCATCCAAGGAGCAGATCCTCAGTTTGGACTAATAAAAGCTTGGGCAGTTGGCAATACAGGAAGTGGAGATGACGAATGGGGAGAAGAAATCAAATTAACAGAGCAAGCAGTGCAGGCCATTAACAAACTAAACCCCAAACCCaagttctttgtgttgtgtggAGATCTTATCCATGGAATGCCAG GAACTCAGTGGAGAAAGGACCAAGAGCAAGATTTAAAGAATGTTCTGAAAAACACTGACCAGGACATCCCATTGGTATTTGTCAGTGGAAATCATGATATTGGCAATACTCCAACAAGAGAAACAATAGATAATTATTGCAAGAGCTGGGGAGATGACTACTTTAGCTTTTGGGTTGgaggtgttttctttcttgtgcttAATTCTCAGTTGTACTTCGATTCCTCCAAATGCCCAGAGTTAAAGCAAGCTCAGGATGCATGGCTTAAtgggcagctggctgctgctgaaaaaCGTAAATGCAAGCATATAATAGTGTTTCAGCACATCCCTCTGTTTCTGAGAAAGCCTGATGAAGACCATGATTATTTCAACTTGGAAAAATCAGTTCGACAAGAGATAATGGAAAAGTTCCAAAACGCAG
- the CPPED1 gene encoding serine/threonine-protein phosphatase CPPED1 isoform X2 → MSVMAAVGDVFRRARGRTLTAFRQGARNSSGGLRVPAGSILCRAAGREGWAWPRRGAECSEVVSGDEYQWKGPFYFIQGADPQFGLIKAWAVGNTGSGDDEWGEEIKLTEQAVQAINKLNPKPKFFVLCGDLIHGMPGTQWRKDQEQDLKNVLKNTDQDIPLVFVSGNHDIGNTPTRETIDNYCKSWGDDYFSFWVGGVFFLVLNSQLYFDSSKCPELKQAQDAWLNGQLAAAEKRKCKHIIVFQHIPLFLRKPDEDHDYFNLEKSVRQEIMEKFQNAVCLFIGKEPRLCRSSGLHLIDPGIP, encoded by the exons ATGAGCGTTATGGCGGCGGTTGGGGACGTGTTCCGGAGAGCTCGGGGAAGGACTCTGACTGCCTTCCGCCAAGGTGCGCGGAACTCCAGCGGAGGGCTGCGTGTTCCGGCGGGCTCTATTCTCTGCCGCGCAGCTGGGCGGGAGGGATGGGCTTGGCCGCGGCGGGGAGCGGAGTGCAGCGAGGTGGTGTCAG GTGATGAGTACcaatggaagggacctttctACTTCATCCAAGGAGCAGATCCTCAGTTTGGACTAATAAAAGCTTGGGCAGTTGGCAATACAGGAAGTGGAGATGACGAATGGGGAGAAGAAATCAAATTAACAGAGCAAGCAGTGCAGGCCATTAACAAACTAAACCCCAAACCCaagttctttgtgttgtgtggAGATCTTATCCATGGAATGCCAG GAACTCAGTGGAGAAAGGACCAAGAGCAAGATTTAAAGAATGTTCTGAAAAACACTGACCAGGACATCCCATTGGTATTTGTCAGTGGAAATCATGATATTGGCAATACTCCAACAAGAGAAACAATAGATAATTATTGCAAGAGCTGGGGAGATGACTACTTTAGCTTTTGGGTTGgaggtgttttctttcttgtgcttAATTCTCAGTTGTACTTCGATTCCTCCAAATGCCCAGAGTTAAAGCAAGCTCAGGATGCATGGCTTAAtgggcagctggctgctgctgaaaaaCGTAAATGCAAGCATATAATAGTGTTTCAGCACATCCCTCTGTTTCTGAGAAAGCCTGATGAAGACCATGATTATTTCAACTTGGAAAAATCAGTTCGACAAGAGATAATGGAAAAGTTCCAAAACGCAG